The following are encoded in a window of Kitasatospora sp. NBC_01250 genomic DNA:
- a CDS encoding amino acid ABC transporter permease encodes MATSNEVLPATGPPPSAPPPDEPPPGGLPAGGLPLAELPIARRRRPVQWLTTALALLVLAMVADSVVRNPRFQWDVVGSYLTTTAVLHGLTLTLWLTAATMVLGFTLGTLLAAARIWGNLLLRSLSWGYVWLFRSIPPLVQLLLWFNLGALYPTLGLGIPFGPEFVTVRTVHLFGPVLTSVIGLTLLEAGFAAEVVRGGILSVDQGQLEAAQSLGLGRLRVMRRIVLPQAMRSIVPTAGNMLVGLLKSTSIVSVLAVQDLLYSVQLIYNQTYQVIPLLLVATLWYLLLTTLLSVLQYYLERHFARGSTRGALPPTPLGRLGARLSRLRAAVDAPPAPEARA; translated from the coding sequence ATGGCCACCTCGAACGAGGTCCTGCCCGCCACCGGCCCACCACCCTCCGCTCCCCCGCCCGATGAGCCCCCGCCCGGCGGACTCCCCGCCGGCGGACTTCCGCTCGCCGAGCTCCCGATCGCCCGCCGCCGGCGCCCGGTGCAGTGGCTGACCACCGCGCTCGCCCTGCTGGTGCTGGCGATGGTGGCCGACTCCGTCGTGCGCAACCCGCGTTTCCAGTGGGACGTGGTCGGCTCCTACCTGACCACCACCGCGGTGCTGCACGGGCTGACCCTCACGCTCTGGCTGACCGCCGCCACCATGGTGCTCGGCTTCACCCTCGGCACCCTGCTGGCCGCCGCCCGGATCTGGGGCAACCTGCTTCTGCGGAGTCTGAGTTGGGGCTACGTCTGGTTGTTCCGTTCGATCCCGCCCCTGGTCCAGCTGCTGCTCTGGTTCAACCTCGGCGCCCTCTACCCGACGCTCGGCCTCGGCATCCCGTTCGGTCCCGAGTTCGTCACCGTCAGGACGGTGCACCTGTTCGGCCCGGTGCTCACCTCGGTGATCGGACTGACCCTGCTGGAGGCCGGTTTCGCGGCCGAAGTGGTGCGCGGCGGCATCCTCTCGGTCGACCAGGGGCAGTTGGAGGCCGCCCAGTCGCTGGGCCTGGGCCGGCTGCGGGTGATGCGCCGGATCGTGCTGCCGCAGGCGATGCGCTCGATCGTGCCGACCGCCGGGAACATGCTGGTCGGTCTGCTCAAGAGCACCAGCATCGTCAGCGTGCTCGCCGTCCAGGACCTGCTCTACTCGGTGCAGTTGATCTACAACCAGACCTACCAGGTGATCCCGCTGCTGCTGGTGGCCACCCTCTGGTACCTGCTGCTGACCACCCTGCTGTCGGTCCTGCAGTACTACCTGGAGCGGCACTTCGCCCGCGGCTCGACCCGCGGCGCGCTGCCGCCCACCCCGCTCGGGCGCCTCGGCGCCCGGCTGTCGCGGCT